One segment of Nostoc flagelliforme CCNUN1 DNA contains the following:
- a CDS encoding strawberry notch C-terminal domain-containing protein gives MFRPVTTNVIGERRFISTIARRLDSLGALTRGQRQTGGNGIFEAKDNLESNYAEHALYELFRQIYQGRFYEVPLGKFEQMTGLSLTSHEGGMKIDLPPLRQFLNRLLALRIDMQNIIFERFELLLSQQIEAAIAAGVYEMGVETLRAERFTIESQEAVYTHPATGSVTNYLKVERTQRNNIRTANEMLEFATQYLGRFMINSKSGNAAVSIPTHSIYDADGGVVPRVLLIRPQKETRLPVQDLESSTWGQVSIDAFTAAWSTEVNELPKFTTDYLHSV, from the coding sequence CGATTCATCAGCACTATTGCTCGACGGCTGGATAGCTTGGGCGCTCTTACTCGTGGTCAACGCCAAACAGGTGGCAATGGCATATTTGAGGCTAAGGATAATCTGGAGTCGAACTATGCAGAACACGCCCTGTATGAGTTATTCAGACAAATATACCAAGGTCGATTTTATGAAGTGCCTTTAGGAAAGTTTGAGCAAATGACTGGACTCTCGCTCACTTCTCACGAAGGCGGCATGAAAATCGATCTCCCACCCCTGCGGCAATTCCTCAATCGACTGCTGGCTCTACGCATCGACATGCAAAACATCATTTTCGAGCGTTTTGAGTTGTTGCTAAGTCAGCAGATTGAAGCAGCGATCGCGGCTGGGGTCTATGAGATGGGTGTGGAAACTTTACGGGCTGAACGGTTTACTATTGAGAGTCAGGAAGCTGTGTACACCCACCCTGCCACAGGTAGCGTCACCAATTACTTGAAAGTGGAACGCACCCAAAGAAACAACATCAGAACTGCTAACGAGATGTTAGAGTTCGCCACTCAATATCTTGGAAGGTTCATGATCAACTCCAAGTCTGGTAATGCTGCTGTGTCAATTCCGACGCATAGTATCTACGACGCTGATGGTGGAGTTGTACCAAGAGTTTTGCTGATTCGTCCACAGAAGGAAACTCGCCTACCAGTCCAAGACTTGGAATCTTCCACATGGGGGCAAGTTTCTATTGATGCGTTTACTGCTGCTTGGTCTACTGAAGTAAACGAATTACCCAAGTTCACAACCGATTACCTGCATTCGGTATAG